A stretch of candidate division KSB1 bacterium DNA encodes these proteins:
- a CDS encoding 5-deoxy-glucuronate isomerase, translating into MRFSEAAAVRLGSAEAASRRTIYKYIHPGGIPSCQLVMGFTQLESGAVWNTMPPHTHHRRMEVYLYFELPENAHVFHFMDRLDETRHLLLFYRSPALTAAVKNEIEAHGFTLKVIESIQVHEDIKLVRAPRDHFIANYLNGLWEALEKK; encoded by the coding sequence ATGCGCTTTTCCGAAGCGGCGGCTGTTCGTCTCGGCTCAGCAGAAGCTGCCAGCCGGCGTACAATTTACAAATACATTCATCCTGGCGGCATTCCGAGCTGCCAGTTGGTGATGGGTTTTACCCAACTCGAATCCGGCGCGGTTTGGAACACCATGCCGCCGCACACGCACCACCGCCGCATGGAGGTGTACCTGTATTTTGAGCTGCCGGAAAACGCGCATGTTTTTCATTTCATGGACAGACTTGACGAAACGCGTCATCTGTTGTTATTTTATCGCTCGCCGGCATTGACTGCGGCGGTGAAAAATGAAATCGAAGCCCACGGTTTCACGCTGAAGGTGATCGAAAGCATTCAGGTGCATGAAGACATCAAGCTTGTCCGCGCGCCCCGCGATCACTTCATCGCAAACTATTTGAACGGCCTGTGGGAAGCGTTGGAAAAAAAATGA
- a CDS encoding sugar kinase, translating into MSTKVVTFGEIMLRLSTPGYERFVQAKQFDINFGGGEANVAVLLAQFGLEAHYVTRLPKHEIGEAALNELRKYGVKTEYILRGGERLGIYFLETGASQRASKVLYDRSHSAIAEIAPGMVNWPEVLQEAKWFHVTGITPALSASAAAATIEAVKAAHQQGVTVSCDLNYRKKLWTREQAQKVMTGLMQNVDVAIANEEDAEMVFGIKAEETDVEAGKLEVMRYQFVAGQLMKMFPTLKKVAITLRESLSASDNNWSGVLWDGKTFYQSRKYVIHIVDRIGGGDSFAAGLIYGLLTGKDAPTALEFAVAASCLKHTVPGDFNHCSVAEVEELMKGGGSGRVQR; encoded by the coding sequence ATGTCAACCAAAGTCGTGACTTTCGGTGAGATCATGCTCAGGCTCTCGACGCCGGGCTACGAACGGTTTGTGCAAGCCAAACAATTCGACATCAACTTTGGCGGCGGCGAAGCCAATGTTGCCGTGTTGCTGGCGCAATTCGGGTTGGAGGCGCATTACGTCACCCGCCTTCCCAAGCACGAAATTGGCGAAGCTGCGTTGAATGAGTTGCGCAAATACGGCGTCAAAACCGAATACATTCTGCGCGGTGGCGAGCGTTTGGGCATTTATTTTTTGGAAACCGGGGCTTCGCAGCGCGCCTCCAAGGTCCTCTATGACCGCTCGCATTCCGCCATCGCCGAAATTGCGCCCGGCATGGTGAATTGGCCGGAAGTTTTGCAAGAAGCAAAATGGTTTCACGTCACGGGCATTACACCGGCGCTGAGCGCCTCGGCGGCGGCGGCCACGATAGAAGCCGTCAAAGCCGCGCACCAACAAGGTGTGACCGTGAGCTGCGATCTCAATTATCGAAAAAAATTGTGGACGCGCGAGCAGGCGCAAAAAGTGATGACGGGCTTGATGCAAAACGTCGACGTGGCGATTGCGAATGAAGAAGACGCGGAGATGGTATTCGGCATCAAAGCCGAAGAAACCGACGTCGAGGCCGGCAAGCTGGAGGTCATGCGCTACCAATTCGTTGCCGGGCAATTAATGAAAATGTTTCCCACGCTCAAGAAAGTCGCCATCACGCTGCGCGAAAGCCTTTCGGCTTCCGATAACAATTGGTCGGGCGTGTTGTGGGACGGCAAGACGTTTTATCAAAGCCGCAAATATGTCATTCACATCGTCGATCGCATCGGCGGCGGCGATTCATTTGCCGCCGGCTTGATTTATGGCCTGCTCACCGGCAAAGACGCGCCAACAGCGCTCGAATTTGCGGTCGCGGCCTCGTGCTTGAAGCACACCGTCCCCGGAGACTTCAATCACTGTTCGGTAGCGGAAGTCGAGGAATTGATGAAGGGCGGTGGATCGGGCCGGGTGCAAAGGTAG
- a CDS encoding M14 family metallopeptidase, which produces MKYSRIGYTLGVFALAFLLIGARCDNGGGPGNPPNAGLYHTYAEINDGLHQLAAAHPQIAQVSSIGKSIEGRDLWAIKISDNVAQAEAETSVVFLGGHHAREWIAVDVPFLLAKQLLNRYGADTTITRLVNQAEIWIVPLVNPDGHQYSVTNDRLWRKNRRNNGDGTFGVDLNRNYSFQWGGPGSSRDTFSDIYRGTAPFSEPETRAVRDFLRQHRPRSLISYHNFSQLILYPWGFTYDPAPGEAVLQNLAVAMADRIRVVHNVSYTPEQSSDLYLASGDTTDWLYAEFGAPCFTIELRPRSTSPGFELPESEITPTFEENLPAALYLIDWALQSPTVTL; this is translated from the coding sequence ATGAAATACAGCCGAATTGGATATACACTTGGTGTGTTCGCCCTCGCGTTTTTGTTGATCGGCGCACGTTGTGATAACGGCGGCGGTCCGGGCAACCCTCCCAATGCCGGGTTGTATCACACGTATGCCGAGATCAACGATGGGCTGCACCAACTCGCGGCTGCCCATCCGCAGATCGCGCAGGTCAGCTCGATCGGCAAATCCATCGAAGGCCGTGATTTGTGGGCGATCAAAATCAGCGACAACGTGGCGCAAGCCGAAGCCGAGACTTCCGTGGTTTTTCTCGGCGGGCATCATGCGCGCGAGTGGATTGCGGTTGACGTGCCTTTTCTTTTGGCCAAACAGTTGTTGAATCGATACGGCGCGGACACGACGATCACCCGCTTGGTGAATCAGGCGGAAATTTGGATCGTGCCGCTGGTGAATCCGGATGGTCATCAATACTCGGTGACGAACGATCGCTTGTGGCGCAAGAACCGGCGCAACAACGGCGACGGCACGTTCGGCGTCGATCTCAATCGCAATTATAGCTTTCAATGGGGAGGCCCCGGCTCTTCGCGGGACACCTTTTCCGACATCTACCGCGGCACGGCGCCGTTTTCCGAGCCTGAAACCCGGGCGGTGCGCGATTTCTTGCGGCAACACCGGCCGCGCAGCTTGATTTCATATCACAATTTTTCGCAGCTTATTCTTTATCCCTGGGGCTTTACCTATGATCCGGCGCCCGGTGAAGCCGTGCTGCAAAATCTGGCCGTTGCCATGGCCGATCGTATTCGCGTCGTGCACAACGTTTCTTACACGCCGGAACAAAGTTCGGATTTGTATCTCGCCAGCGGCGACACGACCGACTGGCTCTATGCCGAATTCGGCGCGCCGTGCTTTACGATTGAATTGCGGCCGCGCTCGACTTCACCGGGATTTGAATTGCCGGAAAGTGAAATCACGCCGACGTTCGAGGAAAATCTGCCGGCAGCGTTGTATCTCATCGATTGGGCGCTGCAATCGCCGACGGTGACATTGTAA
- a CDS encoding glycosyltransferase, with translation MPVAPLVSVIIPTFNRADFLREAIDSVLAQTEKDFELIVVDDGSTDHTKEMLAAYGEPIHYLFQPNAGASAARNRGIRRARGRFIAFLDSDDLWQPKKLSRQIEWMAAHPDIMLCYTDEIWIRRGVRVNQKKIHTKAGGWIYPLCLPRCIISPSSVLMRRELFDAVGLFDEQLPICEDYDLWLRVASRFEVGFIPEPLIVKRGGHPDQLSHREWGIDRYRVTAMMKIYESGVLSEAWRRQTAEMICFKCRILENGFRKRNKIEEAVYYAGLKERI, from the coding sequence ATGCCTGTTGCGCCGTTAGTTTCCGTCATTATTCCGACGTTTAATCGCGCTGATTTTTTGCGCGAGGCCATTGACTCCGTTCTTGCCCAAACCGAAAAGGACTTTGAGCTGATCGTCGTCGATGACGGTTCAACCGATCACACCAAGGAGATGCTGGCTGCTTATGGCGAACCGATTCATTATCTTTTTCAACCGAATGCCGGCGCATCGGCGGCACGCAATCGTGGCATTCGTCGCGCCCGGGGCAGATTCATCGCGTTTTTAGACTCCGACGATCTCTGGCAGCCGAAAAAACTCTCGCGCCAAATCGAATGGATGGCGGCGCATCCGGACATCATGCTGTGTTACACCGACGAGATCTGGATTCGCCGCGGCGTGCGCGTCAATCAAAAAAAGATTCACACCAAAGCCGGCGGCTGGATTTACCCGTTGTGCCTGCCGCGCTGCATCATCAGCCCGTCGTCGGTCTTGATGCGCCGGGAGTTGTTCGATGCGGTTGGCTTGTTTGACGAGCAGCTTCCGATTTGTGAAGATTACGATCTGTGGCTGCGGGTGGCCTCGCGCTTTGAAGTGGGATTCATTCCCGAACCCCTGATCGTCAAGCGCGGCGGCCATCCGGATCAACTTTCGCATCGTGAGTGGGGCATCGACCGTTATCGCGTGACGGCGATGATGAAAATTTACGAGAGCGGCGTTTTAAGCGAAGCCTGGCGCCGGCAGACGGCGGAGATGATTTGTTTCAAATGCCGCATTCTCGAGAACGGTTTTCGCAAAAGAAATAAAATCGAAGAGGCGGTGTATTATGCCGGCTTGAAAGAACGAATATGA
- a CDS encoding universal stress protein translates to MIHIQKILFPTDFSDTSSAALGHALMLADRFRADLIMLHAAAPGESTQSLRFPEIEPAANEIEARLEEQLEQIIGAEPTHHLRIQRVVHQNRDPVEEICSFADSRQIDLIIMGTHGRSGLSHWLSGSVAENVVRNANCPVMTVRAGKQSVEVTPYFDMLVPVDFSLHSQKALRYGLTLARRFEANLHLLHVLDQPIHPAHYGLGEDLLIRMNPEVPRRSHDELRRLVEAMGAVNVECQTHVCEGRAYGEIVRFATEQQCDLVVMGTHGLSGLEHFLLGGTTEKVMRHVSCPVLAVKLKERDFVA, encoded by the coding sequence ATGATTCACATACAAAAAATTCTCTTCCCCACGGATTTTTCGGATACCTCCAGCGCCGCGCTTGGCCACGCCTTGATGCTGGCGGATCGTTTTCGCGCTGATCTCATCATGCTCCACGCCGCTGCTCCCGGCGAATCGACGCAAAGCCTGCGCTTTCCTGAAATCGAACCCGCGGCGAATGAAATCGAAGCGCGTCTGGAAGAACAACTCGAGCAAATTATCGGCGCCGAGCCAACGCACCATCTGCGCATCCAGCGCGTCGTTCATCAAAACCGTGATCCAGTTGAAGAAATTTGTTCTTTTGCCGACTCCCGCCAAATTGATTTGATCATTATGGGAACGCATGGCCGCAGCGGGTTGAGCCATTGGCTCTCCGGCAGTGTTGCTGAAAATGTCGTACGCAATGCCAATTGCCCGGTGATGACGGTTCGCGCCGGCAAACAATCGGTGGAGGTAACCCCATATTTCGATATGCTCGTGCCGGTTGATTTTTCGCTGCACTCGCAAAAAGCGCTGCGCTACGGCCTCACTTTGGCGCGGCGCTTCGAGGCGAATTTGCATTTGCTGCACGTTCTTGATCAGCCGATCCATCCTGCCCATTACGGCCTCGGCGAAGATTTGTTGATTCGCATGAATCCGGAAGTTCCACGCCGCTCGCATGATGAACTGCGGCGGCTCGTTGAGGCCATGGGCGCGGTAAATGTGGAATGTCAAACGCACGTTTGTGAAGGCCGCGCCTACGGTGAAATCGTTCGCTTTGCCACGGAACAGCAATGCGATCTCGTCGTCATGGGCACGCACGGGTTGAGCGGGTTGGAGCATTTTCTGCTCGGCGGCACCACCGAAAAAGTCATGCGCCACGTTTCCTGCCCGGTGCTTGCCGTGAAGTTGAAGGAAAGAGATTTTGTCGCTTAA
- a CDS encoding Uma2 family endonuclease, with amino-acid sequence MSIALVETIKPQTVGATIIANKDLSLEQRTDVTVDELEEMSLPVPAELYNGKVVFKMANPLHASIQLTIGGELYIYLKKNPIGTAFTEAHFKLWPDRNKEVRIPDVSFIVKERLPKDWLHYPAMAPDLAVEILSPTDSFEATMEKVDDYLRQGAQIVWVVITSTREVLVCTADGKHTVRDVLTAPNLLPGFELPVQTIFAGTEKQ; translated from the coding sequence ATGTCTATAGCACTTGTTGAAACCATCAAGCCCCAGACGGTGGGCGCAACAATTATTGCCAATAAGGACTTGTCGCTCGAACAGCGCACTGATGTCACGGTCGATGAATTGGAGGAAATGTCGCTTCCCGTGCCTGCCGAACTTTACAATGGTAAGGTGGTGTTTAAAATGGCCAATCCTTTGCATGCCTCCATTCAGCTTACAATTGGCGGTGAGCTTTATATCTATTTGAAGAAAAATCCGATAGGCACGGCTTTCACCGAAGCCCATTTCAAACTCTGGCCCGACCGCAACAAGGAAGTTCGTATTCCGGATGTTTCCTTTATTGTCAAAGAGCGTTTGCCAAAAGACTGGCTTCATTATCCGGCGATGGCCCCGGATCTGGCCGTCGAAATCTTGTCGCCGACGGACAGTTTTGAGGCCACGATGGAAAAGGTGGACGACTATTTGCGGCAAGGCGCGCAAATCGTTTGGGTCGTCATCACCAGCACACGCGAAGTATTAGTCTGCACCGCCGACGGCAAGCATACCGTCCGTGACGTTTTAACTGCACCGAATCTTTTGCCCGGTTTCGAGTTGCCGGTGCAAACCATTTTTGCCGGGACCGAAAAGCAATAA
- a CDS encoding class I SAM-dependent methyltransferase, with product MSVAQHLKIKLSEYDQRIRTFIPHYEEMLDEVAAAVALVEKPQPAIIDLGIGTGALAARCLRLKPQARLLGIDADADILALARRRLAKKRPTKPDFILANFLHASLPRCDAIVATLALHHIHQIKTKQHFYAKCFAALRRSGIFANGDCFMAENPKLSQNYMKIWERHLCQFYNLRETRNFFAAWADEDTYFPLRQEIAMMSKAGFEVEVVWRQPPFAVLIGRKV from the coding sequence ATGTCCGTCGCCCAACATCTGAAGATCAAGCTTTCCGAATACGACCAGCGCATTCGCACGTTCATTCCGCATTATGAAGAAATGCTCGATGAAGTCGCGGCGGCAGTAGCATTGGTAGAAAAGCCGCAGCCGGCTATCATTGATTTGGGCATCGGCACCGGCGCTCTGGCCGCGCGCTGCCTGCGCCTCAAGCCGCAAGCCCGGCTCCTCGGAATTGATGCTGATGCGGATATTTTAGCTTTAGCCCGGCGCCGCCTGGCGAAAAAACGCCCAACGAAACCCGATTTCATTCTTGCCAATTTTCTTCACGCCTCATTGCCGCGCTGTGATGCCATTGTGGCCACTTTAGCCCTGCATCACATTCATCAAATAAAAACCAAACAACATTTTTACGCAAAATGTTTTGCGGCCTTGCGCCGCAGCGGCATTTTTGCCAACGGCGATTGTTTTATGGCGGAGAATCCCAAGCTCTCACAGAACTACATGAAAATTTGGGAAAGGCATTTGTGCCAATTCTACAACTTGCGCGAGACAAGAAATTTTTTTGCGGCATGGGCTGATGAAGATACTTATTTCCCTCTCCGCCAGGAAATTGCGATGATGTCGAAGGCCGGATTCGAGGTGGAAGTCGTCTGGCGGCAGCCGCCGTTTGCGGTTCTCATTGGCCGCAAAGTGTGA
- a CDS encoding M28 family peptidase, with amino-acid sequence MASAILAQPPAQNNASKSNGLESQFDSHLNRDNLRHWMKRMAARPHHVGSAYGKENAEFMAAQFKSWGYDTQIEEFYVLFPTPKTRVLEMIAPVKFKPTLAEPALKEDATSNQISEQLPVYNAYSIDGDVTGELVYVNYGVPKDYEELEQRGVEVKGKIVIARYGGSWRGIKPKVAAEHGAIGCLIYSDPRDDGYFQGEVYPKGAYRNERGAQRGSVADMPLYPGDPLTPGIGATKEAKRFSIKEAPTLTKIPVMPISYGDAKPLLAALGGPVAPESWRGALPITYHLGPGPAKVRLKLEFNWDIKPLYNVIAKMRGSEYPDEWIIRGNHHDAWVNGADDPVSGMVATMEEARAIGELVKTGWKPKRTIVYCAWDAEEPGLIGSTEWAEAHADELKSKAVIYINSDSNGRGFLFAGGSHTLEKFVNQVARDVVDPQKKISVAERARALRIVRGSPEDRKEARDRSDLRLFALGSGSDYTPFLQHLGIASLHIGYGGEDGGGSYHSIYDSFDHYTRFGDSNFEYGVALAQTAGRLVLRLADQDVLPFEFMNCTETIAKYAKEVMKLADDMREETEELNRRLTDKTLEAVADPKETYVAPKPQAPVPYLNFSPLQNAVAKAQQSARSYDRAMNGLMANGKSLTAEKQKALNTILMNIERALTSSAGLPRRPWFTHQIYAPGFYTGYGVKTLPAVREAIEQRNWDEAEAQIVVVAQTLERFANEIERATAVLWEATH; translated from the coding sequence ATGGCTTCTGCGATTCTGGCGCAACCACCGGCGCAAAATAACGCGTCGAAATCTAATGGGCTCGAATCGCAGTTCGATTCTCATCTCAACCGTGACAACCTGCGCCATTGGATGAAGCGCATGGCGGCGCGGCCGCATCACGTCGGCTCGGCTTACGGCAAGGAAAACGCCGAATTTATGGCGGCGCAATTCAAATCGTGGGGTTACGACACGCAGATTGAAGAATTTTACGTTCTTTTTCCGACGCCGAAAACCCGTGTGTTGGAAATGATCGCGCCGGTGAAATTCAAGCCGACGCTCGCCGAGCCGGCGCTCAAAGAAGATGCCACCTCGAATCAAATCAGCGAACAACTTCCCGTTTACAATGCCTATTCAATCGACGGCGACGTGACCGGTGAATTGGTTTACGTCAATTACGGTGTGCCGAAAGATTATGAAGAGCTGGAACAGCGCGGCGTTGAGGTGAAAGGCAAGATCGTCATCGCGCGTTACGGCGGCTCGTGGCGCGGCATCAAGCCGAAAGTCGCGGCGGAGCACGGCGCAATCGGCTGTCTCATTTATTCCGATCCGCGCGACGACGGTTATTTTCAAGGCGAGGTTTATCCAAAGGGCGCCTATCGCAATGAACGCGGCGCGCAACGCGGCTCCGTGGCCGACATGCCGCTCTATCCCGGCGATCCGCTGACGCCCGGCATTGGCGCAACAAAGGAGGCGAAACGTTTTTCAATTAAAGAGGCGCCAACACTCACGAAAATTCCAGTGATGCCGATTTCCTATGGCGACGCCAAGCCGTTGTTGGCCGCGCTTGGCGGTCCGGTGGCACCGGAGTCATGGCGCGGCGCCCTGCCCATCACGTATCATCTCGGGCCCGGCCCGGCGAAAGTTCGTCTCAAGCTCGAATTCAATTGGGACATCAAACCGCTTTACAACGTGATTGCAAAAATGCGCGGCAGTGAATATCCGGACGAATGGATCATTCGCGGCAACCATCACGATGCGTGGGTGAATGGCGCGGACGATCCGGTGAGCGGCATGGTGGCGACGATGGAAGAGGCGCGCGCCATTGGCGAGCTCGTTAAAACCGGCTGGAAACCGAAGCGAACGATTGTTTATTGCGCCTGGGATGCTGAGGAGCCGGGGTTGATCGGCTCGACGGAGTGGGCGGAAGCGCATGCCGATGAATTAAAAAGCAAGGCGGTGATTTACATCAATTCTGATTCGAATGGCCGCGGCTTTCTTTTTGCCGGAGGCTCGCACACCCTGGAGAAATTCGTCAATCAAGTGGCGCGCGACGTCGTCGATCCGCAAAAGAAAATCAGCGTTGCCGAGCGGGCGCGCGCGTTGCGAATTGTGCGTGGCAGTCCGGAAGATCGCAAGGAAGCGCGCGATCGCAGCGATTTGCGCCTTTTCGCGCTCGGTTCGGGCTCTGATTACACACCGTTTTTGCAGCACCTCGGCATTGCCTCGCTGCATATCGGCTACGGCGGCGAGGATGGCGGCGGCTCGTATCATTCGATTTACGACTCGTTCGATCATTATACGCGTTTTGGCGATTCGAATTTTGAGTACGGCGTTGCGCTCGCCCAAACCGCCGGCCGCCTCGTGCTTCGCCTGGCTGATCAAGACGTGCTGCCGTTCGAGTTTATGAATTGCACGGAAACGATTGCCAAATACGCCAAAGAAGTGATGAAGCTGGCAGATGACATGCGCGAGGAAACCGAGGAGCTGAATCGCCGCCTCACAGATAAAACGCTGGAGGCCGTGGCCGACCCGAAAGAAACTTATGTCGCGCCGAAACCCCAGGCGCCAGTTCCATATCTGAATTTTTCGCCCCTGCAAAACGCCGTGGCCAAAGCGCAGCAAAGCGCGCGGAGCTATGATCGCGCGATGAACGGCTTGATGGCAAACGGCAAAAGCCTGACGGCTGAAAAACAAAAAGCACTGAACACCATTTTGATGAATATCGAACGCGCCTTGACCAGCAGCGCCGGATTGCCGCGGCGGCCGTGGTTCACGCATCAAATTTATGCGCCGGGATTTTACACCGGCTACGGCGTGAAAACCCTGCCGGCCGTGCGCGAGGCGATTGAGCAGCGCAACTGGGATGAAGCCGAGGCGCAAATCGTCGTGGTCGCGCAAACGCTGGAGCGCTTCGCCAACGAGATCGAGCGCGCGACGGCGGTGCTTTGGGAAGCGACGCATTAA
- the trxA gene encoding thioredoxin yields MALEVTDANFADEVLKSNIPVLVDFWAEWCGPCKMIAPAVAELAKEYEGRAKVVKLDVDTNINTAGAYDIRSIPSLLVFKDGQVVERMVGVKSKQFLKEKLDAYL; encoded by the coding sequence ATGGCTCTGGAAGTCACCGACGCTAATTTTGCAGATGAAGTCTTGAAGTCCAACATTCCTGTGTTGGTGGATTTTTGGGCGGAATGGTGCGGCCCGTGCAAGATGATCGCGCCGGCCGTGGCGGAACTGGCGAAAGAATATGAAGGCCGCGCGAAAGTCGTGAAGCTCGACGTTGACACTAACATCAATACCGCCGGGGCGTATGACATTCGCAGCATTCCGAGCTTGCTCGTTTTCAAAGACGGGCAAGTTGTGGAGCGGATGGTTGGCGTGAAATCAAAACAATTTCTCAAAGAAAAATTGGACGCCTACCTGTAA
- a CDS encoding NapC/NirT family cytochrome c yields the protein MENSTVTTRKLPSSFYNLISIVGAAIAGLSFVAIIFLFLVDVFTKTSTPYLGIINYLVFPAILIFGLLLVPIGMWREHRRRAKFHALPSLPRVDLNIPHHRRMFVLSVSVLSIFLLFTGVGSYQAYEFTESTTFCGKICHTVMEPEYTAYQSSPHARVTCAGCHVGPGAGWYVQSKLSGLYQVYSVAFNKYPRPIPTPITNLRPARETCEQCHWPQAFYGSKQSERVHYMKDEANTRWIYNILIKIGGGSPELGHTSGIHWHMNIANKIEYLPADESREVIPWVRSTNAQGEVTVYTSDPSLADGAAIDESKLRVMDCIDCHNRPTHIFRSPNIALNRAINYGWIDASLPSIKATAVEALTPEYETKEAALAAIDSTINTFYASNYPELAATKKTQIDEAVKRVQDIYVKNNFPEMKASWRTYPDHIGHYLSAGCYRCHDGKHQSADGKTITHDCNACHLIIEQGDGVTVDETNLRGLEFKHPVDIGEAWKDMSCHECHGLAAGI from the coding sequence ATGGAAAATTCCACTGTCACGACGCGCAAGCTTCCCAGCTCGTTTTATAACCTCATCAGCATCGTTGGCGCGGCCATTGCCGGACTGAGTTTTGTCGCCATCATCTTTCTCTTCCTCGTCGACGTTTTCACTAAAACCTCCACCCCGTATTTGGGCATCATTAACTATCTGGTTTTTCCCGCCATTTTGATTTTCGGATTGCTGCTGGTGCCGATCGGCATGTGGCGCGAGCATCGCCGGCGCGCGAAGTTTCATGCGCTGCCCAGCTTGCCGCGCGTCGATCTCAACATTCCGCATCATCGCCGGATGTTTGTGCTCTCTGTATCGGTGCTCAGCATATTCTTGCTGTTTACCGGCGTCGGCAGTTATCAGGCTTATGAGTTCACCGAATCGACGACGTTCTGCGGCAAAATTTGCCACACGGTGATGGAGCCGGAATACACCGCTTATCAAAGCTCGCCGCACGCACGCGTCACCTGCGCCGGTTGCCACGTTGGGCCGGGCGCCGGTTGGTACGTGCAATCAAAACTTTCCGGATTGTATCAAGTCTACTCGGTTGCGTTCAACAAATATCCACGGCCGATTCCCACGCCGATCACCAACCTGCGTCCGGCGCGCGAAACTTGCGAGCAATGTCATTGGCCCCAGGCTTTCTATGGATCCAAGCAAAGCGAGCGCGTGCATTACATGAAAGACGAAGCGAATACGCGCTGGATTTATAATATTTTGATCAAAATCGGCGGCGGCAGCCCCGAGCTCGGTCACACCTCGGGCATCCACTGGCACATGAACATTGCCAACAAGATTGAATACCTGCCGGCAGACGAATCGCGCGAAGTGATTCCCTGGGTGCGCTCGACCAATGCCCAAGGCGAAGTGACGGTTTACACTTCCGATCCGAGTTTGGCGGACGGCGCGGCGATTGATGAGAGCAAGCTGCGCGTGATGGACTGCATTGACTGCCACAACCGCCCGACACATATTTTCAGGTCACCCAACATCGCTTTAAATCGGGCGATTAATTATGGATGGATCGATGCGTCGCTGCCGTCGATCAAAGCCACGGCGGTTGAAGCGTTGACGCCGGAATACGAAACGAAAGAAGCGGCGCTGGCGGCGATCGACTCGACCATTAATACTTTTTACGCGAGCAATTATCCGGAGTTGGCGGCAACAAAAAAGACGCAAATTGACGAGGCGGTCAAGCGCGTGCAGGACATTTATGTCAAAAACAACTTTCCGGAAATGAAAGCGAGCTGGCGCACTTATCCGGATCACATCGGCCACTATCTCAGCGCCGGCTGCTATCGCTGCCACGACGGCAAGCATCAAAGCGCCGACGGCAAAACGATCACGCACGACTGCAACGCCTGTCACCTGATTATCGAACAGGGCGACGGTGTAACCGTCGACGAAACGAATTTGCGCGGGCTGGAATTCAAACATCCCGTCGATATCGGCGAGGCCTGGAAGGACATGAGTTGCCACGAATGTCATGGCCTTGCGGCAGGCATTTAA